The DNA region CGTTAATTTTTTGGGGAACCGGCGATCCGGCTTTTTTGCAGTTTGCCGTTAAAGATAAATCAGCCTATAATTTTTTGCAGGGTTCGACCAAGAAGCTCTTTTTTGCACCGGGCAGATATCAGGGAACATTTTTCGGCGATGGTTGGGCCTGGGATGACTACGATTATTACTATCAACCGGAGATTACCGAAATGCCGATTATGGATAATATGGTTACGTCCACATATTTGTCGCCCCGGCGGATCAATATTCAACCCAAGGTTTTTGCACCTTGCTTTGAAGTAGATTCTACAAAAACCAAGGGTAATTTTCAGGTAACAAGAGCATTTTTAACCAACGATTTCAAATATCCGAATGTTGATGTAAAGCCGGGATATAACCAACAAAATCCTTATAAAACCAGCACGCAAACTACTGTTGAAGTACTTTCTGACACCTTGCATAAAACTGTTGGCGTTGTAAAAATGAAGATTCCGAGCGATGCCAAAACGCTTCCGGGTGCAAAACGCGATTCGGTGTTGAAGCATATGATGTTACCAAGCGACAATTTTATTGCCGAGCATTTACTTTTAGTGTGTTCAAATCAACTGGGCGACACGTTGAGTACAGCTAAGGCCATCCAGCACATTACGAAAACCTATCTTTCTTTTCTGCCCGATAAGGTGAAATGGGTCGATGGTTCTGGTTTGTCTCGCCAGAATTTATTTACGCCGAGGGATAACATTTATCTTCTGGATTCCATTTACCATTTGGTAAACAATCGCGAAAAGCTGTTTGATATGATGCCGGCTGGCGGAAAAACCGGCACGCTTAGAAACGCTTATCCCAAAACCGAAACACCATTTGTGTATGGCAAAACAGGGTCGTTAGGTGGTGTGCATAACCAAAGCGGTTTTGTTTTAACCAAAAAAGGTAAAACTTACATCTTTTCTTTTATGAATAACGGTTTCATCAATCCAACATCAGAGGTAAGGGCAGAAATGGTTCGGATTATGACTTATATTCACAATAATTTTTAGGTTATAGTGAATAACACCGACCTTAAATCGATTGGCCAGCCGTTTTCGAACAAGATCGATCTCGATGGCAAAACCTTTTTATATTTTGGCGGAACGGCTTATTTGGGCATTCCGCAAAATGCCGCTTTTGTTGAGCTGTACGTAAACGGCATCAAGAAGTTTGGCCTCAATAACGGCACCAGCCGAAACAACAACGTTCAGCTGGGCATTTATAATGAGGCAGAAGCTGAGGCCGCAACAAGGTTTGGTGCGGAAGATGCCTTGATTACATCCAGCGGTTACCTGGCTGCACAAATAACTGTTAAAGTATTATCTGCATCGGGAAATGTGGTTTATGCGCCGGGCACGCATCCCGCGTTGTGGCTCGATGAACCACCAACTGTTACGGCCCGCTCGTTTACCGAGTGGACGAATGAAACCGTCGCGTTGATTAATTCATCAAACGAAGAAAACTGGGTGCTCATCAGCAATTCGATGAACAACCTTTTCCCCGAGATTTTCGATTTCGGTTTCGTTGAGCTGATCAACGCAGACAAAAATATTACGCTGATTATTGATGATTCGCACGGAATTGGAATAAACAATAATGGCTTAGGCGCAATGGCCAAAGTACCCAGGAAAAAAAACGTGAATGTAGTAGTGGTCGCATCGATGGCCAAGGCACTCGGTGTAGATGCAGGGATTGTTTTGGGCCCTAAATTGATTATCGATCGGCTTAAGGAAACGAACGTTTTTGTGGGTGCCTCTCCCCCGGCAGCGGCCGGCTTGTACGCCTTTATCAGTGCAGCGCAAATTTATGAACAGGCGCTCGAAAAATTGCAGGAAAATATTTTGCAACTGTGCAGCGCTTTGGGAGAACAGTGGAAATTTGCAAATGGCTTCCCCGCTTTTTTAATTGATGATGCAAAGATTGACCAGGCACTTTTGAAGCAGCAAATACTAATCTCGTCTTTCCCCTACCCCAACAAGGAGAGCGACCCAATTAACCGGATCATTTTGAGCAGTTGGCACACGCGTGACAATATCGATCGGCTAATTGCTGCGCTGAGCTAATACTTCACCCATCGTTTTAACCGTTATACAAGCATCTTAAACCTAAAAAAACATGAAAAAATTAGCCCTATTTCTTTCTTTAAGCTTTCTATTTTCGACAGCGGTTTTTGCCCAGGCCACGCAGGTTTGGATAGTGCGACATGCTGAAAAGGATAAATCGAACCCGCAGGATAATGATCCAAATCTTTCTGAAGAAGGAAGAATCAGAGCGGGCGACCTGGCCCGATATTTAAAGAAGGTTAAGTTTGATGTTGCATTTAGTACGTCGTACAAAAGAACGCACCAAACCTTAGATTCGTTAGTTATTCAAAAGGTTATCGATTATAAGGATGCCAAATCGTTAATTGATTCTATAAAGAAAAACTACGAAGGGAAAACGGTTATTGTTGCAGGTCATTCAAATACTGTTTTGGAGCTGATAGAGGCTTTTGGTGGAAAAAGACCCAAGGAAATGTTAACGGATGATGATTATGATTACATTTTCCATCTATCGGTTAAAGATGACAAAGCCCGGGTAAAGATGGATCAATATGGAAGGCCGCATCATTTATAGTTTTGAGTTAAGAGTGGGGAGCTTGGAGGAAAGGGCATAACAAAATGTTTAAAAGAAACAATAACGAATTATCGAACAAAAAATAAAGGAAAGTCGCTTTGGAGTTCTAGTTTCTTTAAGCTACCAACCTAATGAACCATTGAACTATATTAAAGTTTTTCAAAAGGAATATCCATTAAGTTGTAATTCTGCCAGCCTGCAAAATCGTAATGCCACCATTCGTTATCCAGCACGTTCATTTTGTACTTTTTCATCGTGGCAATTAAAAATTCGCGGTTCTTTCTTACGTCGGCAGTAACGGGCTCGTAATTTGCCGCAGCAGCAGCCGAGAAACTGTCGTATGCTGTTGCCATCGCAACCTCTTTGCCTGTTTTTAAATTCACAAGCGTTAAATCTACCGCACAACCGCGATTGTGCTTTGAGCCTTTTGCGGGGTTAGCTACAAAATTTTTATCGCTTGCTTTCTGATAAAAAGCAACTGTAATGGCATAAGGACGATAACCATCGAAAATCTTCAATCCATACCCTTTCTTATTTAGCTCCTTTTGCACTTTCTTTAGCGCTTCTACCACAGGTTTGCGAGCGAAGGCTCTGGCCTGCCCGTACATTACCTGTTTCATAAAATTGTTTTTTGTGGCGTAACGAATATCCAGCTTAATGTTGGGGATGGCTTTCTTTATTTCGACCAATTCATTATTCGGATTTGCTTTCACGGCGCCCTGGTATTGGCTGTACGAACTAATTACAAGGAGCTTTTTTGCCGGGCTGGTTTGGGCTGTAGCAACGGATGAAAGAAATAAAAAAAACAGGATGAAGTTAATTTTCATAGTGAAGGGTTAAGGAGCTGTTGCTAAGAAGATAATTTTTAGTTTCGTGCACCTATAAATTATCGTACCGGTTGTCACCCTGAGCGGAGTCGAAGGGCTGTTAAATTAGGCTTCGACTCCGCTCAGCCTGACAGAACAGATGAACTTATCGAATCTGCCAGATAATCAGGATATTCTATTGAAATATTTTATGCCATTTTTAATATCCTAGTGTTGTGTCAAACATAATTTTTCATTTAGTTGTCACCCTGAGCGTAGTCGAAGGGGTTGTTAAATTGGACTTCGACTACGCTCAGCCTGACATAACAGATGAACTTATCGAATCTGCCTGATATCAGGATATTCTATTGAAATATTTTATGCCATTTTTAATATCCTAGTGTTGTCAAACATAATTTTTCATTTAGTTGTCACCCTGAGCGTAGTCGAAGAGGTTGTTAAATTGGACTTCGACTACGCTCAGCCTGACAGAACAGATGAACCTATCGAATCTGCCAGATAATCAGGACATCCTATTGAATATTTTGTGCCATTTTTAAAGCTTCAACATCCTAGTGTTGTGTCAAACATAAACCATCATTTAGTTGTCACCCTGAGCGTAGTCGAAGGGCTGTTAAATTAGGCTTCGACTCCGCTCAGCCTGACAGAACAGATGAACTTATCGAATCTGCCTGATAATCAGGATATTCTATTGAAATAATTTGTGCCATTTTTAATGCTTTAATATTTCTACTGTTGTGTCACGCATAAACTGTTTTATCGATTGTCACCCTGAGCGGAGTCGAAGGGCTGTTAAATTGGCTTCGACTCCGCTCAGCCTGACAGATGTACTTTTGAAACGTCAACGTAACTTTTCCAACAATGGTTTGCAAAAACCTTTCGACCTAACCTTATTTTCTTACTGATTAGCCACCACCAACAGCTCCAAATCTTTAAAAGGCAGGTTAAACATATCGGCCAGGTCTTTATTGGTGCAATTGCCCTGGTAAATATACAAGGCTTCTCTAATACCTGGTGTATTCCAAATCATGTTTACCAAACCTCCGTACTCGCCAATATCTAATAAAATCGGGGCAAAGATATTTGTTAACGCATAGGAGGCGGTTCTTGGAACCCGCGAAGCGATATTCGGCACACAGTAATGAATTACATCGTACTTCCTAAAAATCGGGTTGGTATGGTTTGTTACCTCGGAGGTTTCGAAACATCCACCCTGATCAATACTTACATCAATGAGCACGGAGTGTGGCTTCATTTTGGCAACCGTTTCTTCCATCACTATGCAAGGGCTTCGACCATGACTGGCACGGATGGCCCCGATAACAACATCGCAGGTTAAAATGGCCTTGTTTAAAACAATCGGCTGCATTACTGATGTAAAAACCCTGCTGCCCAGGTTATTTTGCAGTCTTCGCAAGCGGTAGATTGAGCTATCAAAAACCTTTACTTCGGCACCAAGCGCCAAAGCTGTTCTTGCGGCGTACTCGCCTACGGTTCCGGCGCCCAAAATAACGATCTCCGTTGGTGGCACTCCTGTAAAACCACCGAGCATTAATCCTTTGCCACCAGTTACGTTACTTAAGTATTCGGCAGCTATTAAAATTGAGGTTGAGCCAACAATTTCGCTCATTGCCCTAACCACGCTTAATATATTTCCCTCATCGCGAAGATTTTCGAAACATAAGGCATTGATTTTTCTTTGCATTAAAGCCTTTAAATAATCGGGCTTTAATGTTCCGGTTTGTAACGACGAGATTAGCGTTTGCCCTTTATGCATCAACTCAATCTCTTCCAACATTGGTGGCGCAATCTTTACCAATATGTCAGCATCGAAAACCTCTTTCTTGTCGTAAGCAATTTTTGCCCCTTGCTCGGCATATTCTGAGTCAGAAAAATTGGCGCCGGTTCCTGCGCCGGTTTCCAAAATTACATTGTGCCCGTTATTAACCAATAAGGCAACAGACAAAGGCGTAAGCGCAATTCTGTTCTCCTGAAATGAAATCTCTTTCGGTATCCCGATGTTAAGGCTGTTTTTTCTGCTTTTGGTTTCTAGTCTCGCCGTTTGCGTTTGCAATAAACCCTGGCGAGCGATATCGGCCATTCCTTCGCGTATTCCTGTAGCCATGCTGCTTAAAAATGTATTTGTTTTAGGTTGTTCAATGTACGGAAATTCTATTAATTAATTGCCAGATTTATAACAATTTACGTTTCTTATCACGATTCGCTCCATTAAACCGCAACAAGATCCAACTGCTTAACTTTGCGCTACACTAGTCGGATTTACGCTTTACAACTGTTCATTAGCCGCTCTCTTATATCTTCTCGAAAGTAAACCGCCTGGTGCTTTCGTCGATAACCTTAATATCGACCCTTATAAAATGTTCTGGCAATAATTCGGCCACTCTTTCTGGCCATTCAATTAAACAAACCGCACCACCGTAAAAATACTCTTCGTAGCCCAGATCAAACGCTTCCTGAATTTGCTTTATGCGATAAAAATCGAAATGGTAAACCAACCCACCCGAACCTTGATATTCGTTAACGATAGAATACGTTGGGCTCGATACGACATCTTCTATGCCTAAAACCCTGCAAAACGCCTTTATAAAAGTGGTTTTACCTGCGCCCATTTCACCGTTAAAAACAAATATTTTTTCGCCTTCCGAAAATGCTAAAAGCTGTTCTGCAGTTTGGGGCAAATCTGTTAAACCGTTAACTGTGATCTCCATCGTATTGTTGATTTTTGAATGAGTGAGTTAGAGAATGAGTAAGTGAATTGGAGAATGAGTTAATTTTGGATTAATTAATGGGATGCAAAAAACTTCAACCCGGCAATTGATCCGATTAAGGTGCAAATAAAAAAGATGCGCCAAAAAGTGGCCGGCTCGTTAAAATATACAATCCCTATAATTACCGTTCCCACTGCGCCAATTCCCGTCCAAACGGCGTAGGCGGTACCCATGGGCAATGTTTGTGCCGCTTTGTTCAATAGTACGAAACTCAGGGTTATGCAAATAAAAAACGCAACGCTCCACTTGATATTGGTGAAGTTGTTCGATAGTTTTAAACACGTGGTAAAACCAACCTCAAAAAGACCTGCAATAATTAAAATGATCCAATTCATATTGCAAAAGTAGAATGTTTTTAGAGAAATAACCAAAATGCACTGGGCAATAGGCAATGATCAATTATGCAAACGCTAATTCTTTTACTCTGCTGGTTTTATTTTTGTTATCGACAATTGGTCATTCTTCTATTTGACAATTGAAATTGGTTATTGCTTTCTCCACTTGGTGCTTGATTATTGGTTTTTCGTTATTTTCTTCAACTGGCTGTAACCTCATTTAAAATCATGTTGTCATAACACACAATAAGTAATTCAAAAAGAAAAATTAAAACATAAAATTATGCCAGGTGTATTAGTTCCAATCTCACTTTTTTTAGGTGCATTTGCGATGATCTTCGGAATCCGCTATTTATCAAACAAAGAAAAAATGGCCATGATAGAACGGGGCATCGATCCCGGGGTATTTAAGGCCACGCCGAAACCGTTTTTAAGCTTAAAATTCGGCCTGCTTTTGGTTGGCCTGGGCTTAGGCTTATTGGTGGCGTTGTTTACCGTTCGTGGCATTTTCGGCAGCGACATGTCGCATACCGAAGAAACACAATCGGTAGCTATTTACTTCGGTTGCCTCGGAATTTTTGGCGGCCTCGGCCTAATCGTTTCTTATGTGATTGAGAAAAAATGGTTAGATCAGGAAGGCCTAAAACGTTAAATCCGATTTCGACTTGTCACGTCGAGCATTTGCAACTAACTGTTTTGTGAGCCTCTACACGAACGGTCGTCCAGCTGATCGGATAGCTATCGGATTTATTTCAGCATCTTTCATGCTATAAAGACCCAGATCCCGTACGTACGGGACAGGGTGACGGGCGTAGTTAGCCAAATGCCTAAAACAGTTCTCAAATTATTAATGTTATGCCATATTGCTTTCTCCGCCAAAAAATTAAAACTACCATTGACGTTTTACGTAAATACCATAAAAATCGTCCTTTCAACCGAAGTGCTCCATAGGAGCTCCGTTGGAGGAGAAATCTTTGAACCTTGTGTAGAGATTTCTCGGCTGCGCTCGAAATGACGACCCTTCTTAGGGGCATTCTTCTAAAAAAGGACGTCACTCGTATTGCTTTTTCCGCCAAAAAATTAAAACCCAGGAAGACCACTCTCTATTTATGAAACAGCCTTTTATTTGTCGTTGTAAATGATATTGCCACCTTGCTTAATTACATAGCCACCGTTGTCAGTAACTTCGAAGTCGTCGTTTTTCCAGATGTTCTTATCGGGCGATGTGCGGTCGAGTATTAAACTCTCCTTTTTATCGGGCATAAACAATTCAGCCTGGCTCTGATCTGCGTTAAACAATAAAAATGCGGCAGAACGATAAGTTCCATGGTTATCCACAGGCATCAATTTGATTTCATCGAAAGCCCGAATGCAGTCGTTCTTTAGCACCGACCAGGTGTAGCCTGCTGAACCAATGCAACCGTGCTCATCCTGGTCGGCCCCGGTTTTCACGGCATTTGATGTAGTGTCTTTTTCGCCGAGGCCCTTGTTCTCGTCGGTTTTTGGTGCGTTACATGCAATGGCGAACATTGCACATAAAATTAATAGCTTTTTCATCTTTAAATTATAAAGTTAACGGATTGACTATTAATAGGGATGGGCAAAAATATAGATTTATTTTGGTTTGTTTATAATAGCAACCGTCAATCGACTGATGCAATTCATCTTGCCGCGTTCATCATAAATTTTAATGTCCCAGATATGGGTTTTCGCTCCCCGATGTACAATGGTGCACACGCCTTTTACGAGGCCGCTTTTTACCGGGCGCAAATGGTTTGCATTTACTTCTAAGCCAACAGCCATATATTTGTCGGGGTCGATACACATATACGAGGCTATGCTACCCAACGTTTCTGCTAAAACAACTGAGGCGCCGCCATGCAAAATACCCGCTGGTTGATGCGTTCGCTCGTCAACCGGCATTGTTCCGCTGATAAAATCGTCGCCAATTTCGGTAAACTCAATGCCCAGCAAGCTCCCGATATGGTTTTTAGGCCGATTATTTAAGTCCTCAACGCTAAATTCTTTAAACCACATGGTAACGCTCCTTTAATATAAATACATGGTGGATAATGTGGCCGGCTATAATATACAGGATAGATTTTACATTGATTTCCCTGCCGGATGCGATTCCTTTTCTGTTCAGTTCTGCTTCGTTAAACGAGCGAAACAGAAACAGGTTAGCCTTACGGAGTGCGATAAATTCTTCAATTAAATCTTCTAAATCACGTTCGGCAAACCGGGCATTGACTACATAGTCATCTTCATCAAATCCGGGTAGCGCCTGTGTTTCATTTCTTGCAAAGCAGGTCATTCGATAAACCAGTATCCGCTCGGTATCGATAATGTGGCCTAACATTTCTTTCAAGGTCCATTTGCCTTCCGCATAAGCATAATCTGCTTTATCGCTGTTCGCCCTAAACAATGTGGAGATGGTATCGATCTGCTCGTTCAGGATTTCGAAAATCTCCCTGTCAACTTTGCTGATGTAAGGTTCGCCCCAAATGGGGTATTCGTTAGGCTGTGGTCGGTTCATATCTTAAACTGCTTTTTAAAATAATGCGGAAAGTTGTCCCCTTTCCTACTTCCGAATCTTTTACAAAAATCTCACCGCTGTGATAGTTTTCTACAATTCGTTTGGTAAGCGACAGGCCGAGGCCCCATCCACGTTTTCTGGTGGTATATCCGGGCTGAAAAACAGCATCGAACTTCGATCGCGGAATTCCCCTTCCGGTATCGGTTATATCAATAAACACCTGTTCTTTGGCCAGGTTTTCGATAATATTTATTGTAATAGTGCCCTCATTTTCGATGGCGTTTGCTGCATTTTTCAGTAAATTCTCTATTACCCAATCAAACAACGGGATATTTAACATGGCCCTCACCTGCTCATCGCCATTGATAAAAAATCGAACTTTATCGGAAGTACGTACCTTAAAGTATCTGATAAAATCGCTGATTACGATATAAACCGTGTGATCTTCCAAAATAGGTTTCGACCCGATTTTAGAGAAACGATCGGTAATGATCTCAAGCCGCTTGATGTCGTTTTCCATTTCGGCGATTAGCGGGTCATCTTCGGCATCAAATTTCGATTTCATCAGCTCTACCCAGGCCATAAGCGATGATATGGGCGTACCGAGCTGGTGAGCGGTTTCTTTTGCCAAACCCACCCAAACATGATCTTGCTCATCTCGGCGGGCCGAACTAAAAGCCGCATATGCCGTTAACAAAAACAGAAAAATTACCCCCATTTGTATGTATGGGAAATAACGAAGCTGTGTTAAAATAAAAGAGTCTTTATAATACGCTTTAAACTTGCTTCCCAAAACATTCATTTCCAATGGTGGATGCTGCTTTTTCATAATCCGCAATTGGCGGACAAAGTAGAGGCTATCGTAAACCAGTTTAGAATCGGTATCAACCGTTGGGTAATTCGTCTTGGTGCTATCGAGCCCGAAAAAAGAACTTATTATCCCTGTAGAATCGACCATGATAACGGGCACCTTGGTGTTTTTGCGTACGGTTTCAACAATGGTGGCAAAATTATCATTGTCCATCAAAAACATCGATCTTTCTTGTATCCGAACCCAAAGCTGGAACTGAACGGCTTCCTCACGTTCCATTTTTTTTACAAAAGAATCGGTATAAAACACTGAAGCTATGCCAATTAAAATGGCAAAAATGAGAAGGAAGAACTTCCAGCGGCGTTTCTTTTGATAAGGGTTCATGCTTTGGGTAGCCAAATTACAATAACAAAACGAAAAAAAGATAAAACGATTATGCTTTTTAAAAAAACGAGGCCGGCCAGTGGTTTCGAAAGGGTACCGATGAAACAATATAAAAACAGATGAAAAATATATCTTTGTACCGAGCATAGTGCACAGCGCTTAGAGCATGGATTGCACCATACCCTTTGCCTTTAACTCCCTGCTCTTTGCTTAATCATGGATAAAAAAGTTAGAGTTAGATTTGCCCCAAGCCCAACCGGAGGCCTCCATTTAGGTGGTGTTCGTACGGCTTTGTTTAATTATCTGTTTGCCAAAAAAAATAACGGAACGTTTGTACTTCGGGTAGAAGATACCGATCAAACCCGTTTTGTAGCTGGCGCAGAAGAGTATATTGTTGATTGCCTGAACTGGTGCGGCATAACGCCCGATGAAAGCCCAAACAACCCTGGCGCCTATGGCCCGTATCGCCAAAGCGAGCGCAAACCAAGCTATAGAAAGTTTGCCGAACAGCTGATAAGCGATGGTTATGCGTATTATGCTTTTGATACGCCTGCAGAACTGGAAGCAAAAAGAAAGGAAGTTCCCAACTTTCAGTACGGTCAGGCCACACGCATGCAGATGCGCAATTCGTTAACCCTAACCATTAGCGAGGTTGAAGATTTATTGGCCTCAAAAACGCCTCATGTCATCCGGATTAAAGTGCCCGAAGATGAAATTGTTCATTTTAACGATGCCATTCGCGGCGACGTCAGTTTCGAAACGTCGCTCGTTGATGATAAAGTGCTGTTAAAGGCCGATGGGATGCCAACTTATCACCTTGCGGTAGTAGTTGACGATAAAGCGATGGAAATTTCTCATGCCTTTCGCGGCGAAGAATGGTTGCCCTCTGCACCCGTTCATATCTTATTGTGGAAATACCTGGGCTGGGAAACGGAAATGCCTCAATGGGCGCACCTGCCTTTGATTTTGAAACCAGATGGACACGGAAAATTGAGCAAACGCGATGGCGATCGTTTAGGCTTTCCGGTTTATGCCATGAATTGGACGGATCCTAAAACGGGCGACCTGACAAACGGCTTTAAGGAAATGGGTTTTATGCCCGAGGCGTTTATTAACATGCTGGCGCTTTTAGGTTGGAACGATGGTACCGACAAAGAATTATTCTCGTTGGATGAACTGGAACAGGCGTTTTCTATAGAAAGAATAAGCAAGGCCGGAGCAAAATTCGATTTTGAAAAGGCAAAATGGTACAACCACGAGTGGATTAAACAGTCGCCAGTTAGCAGTTTGGCATCGCCAGTTAAAAATGAGTTGCAAAAAGCCGGAATTGAAGTGAGCGATGATAAATATTTGGCTACGGTTATCGATTTAATTAAAGATCGCTGCACCTTATTGCCCGATTTTGTAGCGCAAAGCAGTTATTTTTTTGCTTCGCCAAACGATTACGATGTGAACTCGGTTAAACCAAAATGGACTGGCGAGAAAGCCGCATTCTTCAATAGCTTTGCCGATGGGTTGAGTTTAACCGATGCAGTAAGTGCAGAAACGGCCTTTAAGGCTTTGGCCGACGAAAAAGGCTTTAAACCCGGCGAACTGATGTTGCCTTTCCGTATTATGCTGGTTGGCGGCAAATTTGGCCCGGGCGTTTTTGATATTGCTGTTTTGTTGGGCGAGGAAGAAACAAAAGCACGAATAACTAAAGCTGTAGCTGTGTTTAACGACTAAATAAATCAAAATACAAAGTACGAGAAGCTCCAGAGATGAAGTTCTCTGGAGCTTTTGTTTATTAAGTCTTCATTCCCGCGCAGGCGAGAATCCAATGTCGTTTAATTAAAGAAAAAACAAAAACATTGTCACCCTGACCGCCCGCCTAATGTCATTTAGTTAAGGAAAAAACAAAAAACACTGTCACCCCGTCTGATTCGAAGGGCGCCAAGTTGGTGCAAGGTCTTGCTTACCCGTATCTCAAAGCGAAGTGGACGCGTCCTTTCCAATGGTCGTCATTCTCGCGCAGGCGGGAATCCTAATGGCTAAGCTCATTTAAGTGGCGGTTTTTAGCGGAGGTTTTTCATCTTATTAACCTCGGTTCGATAATTATTACATTAAAAGCCTTTAACCGTATTACTTGCCATGCCGTCATGCCGGGCGGCCATACTATAAAGATGCTGAAATAAATTCAGGATGACGGCCGTTCATGTTGAACAGCCGATGAAGTGCAAAAAGAGGATTTTTTTGTTGAATTCAGATTATTAGGAAATGAGCGGGTGTTGCCCTGTAGCGGCCGTTTGGCCCCGTGCTCCCTACAATCTTTTTGTCAACGTGAGCAAGAAAACGTGAGCAACTGCACCAAAAAGTATTTTCGTACGCCCGGGTTTAAGTAGAAAGGTTGACAACCAATGACAGCTTCGCTACAAAGTAGCCCCTTTGGGGCAATGACGAATGGCTACATTTGATTAGGTTAACTTTTTCATCCAAACTCTGATTTGGCGCAAGCGTGTCGCGTGTAGCTGTCTCAAACTCGGCTAAGCGTTCGGCTTTTAGTAATTGATTAACCGAGGTTCTTAAGCCTGATT from Pedobacter endophyticus includes:
- a CDS encoding sensor histidine kinase; protein product: MNPYQKKRRWKFFLLIFAILIGIASVFYTDSFVKKMEREEAVQFQLWVRIQERSMFLMDNDNFATIVETVRKNTKVPVIMVDSTGIISSFFGLDSTKTNYPTVDTDSKLVYDSLYFVRQLRIMKKQHPPLEMNVLGSKFKAYYKDSFILTQLRYFPYIQMGVIFLFLLTAYAAFSSARRDEQDHVWVGLAKETAHQLGTPISSLMAWVELMKSKFDAEDDPLIAEMENDIKRLEIITDRFSKIGSKPILEDHTVYIVISDFIRYFKVRTSDKVRFFINGDEQVRAMLNIPLFDWVIENLLKNAANAIENEGTITINIIENLAKEQVFIDITDTGRGIPRSKFDAVFQPGYTTRKRGWGLGLSLTKRIVENYHSGEIFVKDSEVGKGTTFRIILKSSLRYEPTTA
- the gltX gene encoding glutamate--tRNA ligase; translation: MDKKVRVRFAPSPTGGLHLGGVRTALFNYLFAKKNNGTFVLRVEDTDQTRFVAGAEEYIVDCLNWCGITPDESPNNPGAYGPYRQSERKPSYRKFAEQLISDGYAYYAFDTPAELEAKRKEVPNFQYGQATRMQMRNSLTLTISEVEDLLASKTPHVIRIKVPEDEIVHFNDAIRGDVSFETSLVDDKVLLKADGMPTYHLAVVVDDKAMEISHAFRGEEWLPSAPVHILLWKYLGWETEMPQWAHLPLILKPDGHGKLSKRDGDRLGFPVYAMNWTDPKTGDLTNGFKEMGFMPEAFINMLALLGWNDGTDKELFSLDELEQAFSIERISKAGAKFDFEKAKWYNHEWIKQSPVSSLASPVKNELQKAGIEVSDDKYLATVIDLIKDRCTLLPDFVAQSSYFFASPNDYDVNSVKPKWTGEKAAFFNSFADGLSLTDAVSAETAFKALADEKGFKPGELMLPFRIMLVGGKFGPGVFDIAVLLGEEETKARITKAVAVFND